A stretch of Podospora bellae-mahoneyi strain CBS 112042 chromosome 5, whole genome shotgun sequence DNA encodes these proteins:
- a CDS encoding hypothetical protein (EggNog:ENOG503P0P3; COG:S), translating into MSSVEKTAIILPPSVRKQFYEALMIICSMIHILSRTENGTRSPSPDLEGVADKNSQGTFFCFVNKLSQVCDSERGGDTVTAFSVLQPDIIEYRFTSNRRTEISFQTKTRFVTKLLNTVGGISGPELQEARRNGEDSLLKYSSSTVPALQSHINYQIARHLEFCANACTDSDVATLQRALKTLADASLAPLLSNCEFAIKCQLLLRTISKIFRNPHVKEYLRERTREDREEANKTPWTEVYHSLGRLQSYTIAVAIFITARQRWPELFDPGFKVTHVPSSTPAPPPSIRGSPERILSRLTTKEAVLKAFKEGTTDAAGHQSHLTDLTTQLESTIRSKCKKFHPIVHAEVHLADHILRELRTNNSGLRFYNEAAFGRYIGTSKPTCRLCHLYFTCPLISSTGRIQVRSSSQNYYHNWRVPHVYSEDGAEAQG; encoded by the exons ATGAGTTCAGTGGAAAAAACAGCCATCATATTGCCACCCAGCGTGCGCAAACAATTTTACGAGGCCCTCATGATCATTTGCAGCATGATTCACATTCTTTCAAGAACAGAAAACGGCACCAGGTCCCCGAGTCCTGACCTCGAGGGGGTTGCTGACAAGAACTCGCAAGGAACCTTTTTCTGTTTCGTGAACAAGCTTAGCCAGGTGTGCGACAGTGAGAGAGGGGGCGATACCGTCACCGCCTTTTCGGTCTTGCAACCGGACATCATCGAGTATCGCTTCACTTCAAACCGCAGAACGGAAATAAGTTTCCAGACAAAAACCCGGTTTGTGACAAAGCTTCTGAATACCGTTGGGGGAATTTCAGGTCCCGAGCTCCAGGAGGCGCGACGCAATGGAGAGGACTCCCTTCT CAAATACTCGAGTTCAACCGTCCCCGCATTACAAAGCCACATCAACTACCAAATAGCCAGACACCTCGAATTCTGCGCCAATGCCTGCACGGATTCAGACGTAGCGACTCTTCAAAGAGCACTCAAGACTTTGGCTGATGCTTCTCTCGCGCCACTCTTATCTAATTGCGAAT TTGCCATTAAAtgccagcttcttctccgtacCATTAGCAAGATCTTCCGGAATCCCCACGTCAAGGAATACCTCCGGGAACGTACCCGCGAAGATCGAGAAGAGGCCAACAAGACACCCTGGACTGAAGTTTACCACTCTCTTGGCCGCTTGCAGTCTTACACGATCGCCGTCGCAATTTTCATCACCGCACGCCAGCGCTGGCCCGAACTCTTCGACCCTGGATTCAAAGTGACCCACGTCCCCTCCAGCAcgcccgctcctcctccctcaatcAGAGGCTCTCCGGAACGTATCCTCTCACGACTGACCACAAAGGAGGCCGTTCTCAAAGCTTTCAAAGAGGGCACCACCGACGCAGCCGGCCACCAGTCCCACCTCACTGATCTGACCACACAGCTCGAAAGCACCATCCGATCCAAGTGCAAGAAATTCCACCCCATCGTTCACGCCGAAGTTCACCTTGCCGATCATATCCTCCGCGAGTTACGCACAAACAACTCAGGACTTCGTTTCTACAACGAAGCCGCCTTCGGTCGGTATATTGGCACCTCTAAGCCAACTTGTCGCCTTTGCCACTTGTACTTTACCTGTCCATTGATCTCTTCAACAGGTCGCATTCAGGTCCGTTCTAGTTCCCAAAACTACTACCATAACTGGCGGGTTCCACACGTATATTCGGAGGACGGCGCCGAGGCACAAGGATGA
- a CDS encoding hypothetical protein (EggNog:ENOG503PUHE) produces MRATTTIIVIAGCASTAFGAATKMFSDENCGTEVDKKVFNGFSTGDAPIPSDIKSIRTDSFSDTWFAYQDSEGPNCKGDLIMRVKNDECIKTADLGIGCTRLCSGGLGGGDCASAQA; encoded by the exons ATGcgtgccaccaccaccatcatcgtcatcgccggCTGCGCCAGCACTGCCTTTGGGGCCGCCACAAAGATGTTCAGCGACGAGAACTG CGGCACCGAAGTCGACAAGAAGGTCTTCAACGGTTTCTCGACCGGTGatgcccccatcccctccgaCATCAAGTCCATCAGGACCGACTCCTTCTCCGATACCTGGTTCGCCTACCAGGACAGCGAGGGCCCCAACTGCAAGGGCGACCTCATCATGCGCGTCAAGAATGATGAGTGCATCAAGACTGCTGATCTTGGTATTGGCTGCACCCGTCTGTGCAGCGGCggcttgggaggtggagattgCGCCAGCGCCCAGGCTTAG